From the Helianthus annuus cultivar XRQ/B chromosome 17, HanXRQr2.0-SUNRISE, whole genome shotgun sequence genome, the window TAACTGTTACATGATTTTGTATATTGAAGATATACTGACCTTAACAGTAAGGCTCCGACATTTTATTTTCACTCtatttctctctctatatatctatgtatatatAGAAAGAGACAAAGAAAAGAGATGTTTGAATATTAACTCTCTCTTTGTAGATATAAAGCAAGTAATTTTTGAATAAGTTGAAGTCTAACAATTTAATATTAGTAAAATCCAAACACTGACATATTTTATTAAACAAGTTAAACAAACACATCATTGTGAGTTAAACTAATATATACCTATATGAATTTTATGTTTGTAAAATGAGAATTTTAAAAAGTTAGCAACTCAATGCTAAGCTTATTTAAAGGAGGTGTCTAAAACACACTCATATTTTACTTGATACACCTCGTATTGTAAGAGAAAGCGTTACGAGTAAGAGAGGTGTAACTACTAAAAGATGAAGTGTATTTAGTAGCTCCTTGTTTAAATCTATAATTTAGTTAGGGTGAGAGAGACACTCCCCTCTTAGGGAAGTCTcctctcttacgcacacccaatcaggttatgccacgtcaactcccctcttaaactcctctcgcacctcaatttgatggcggcactcccctattaggtgacttgttttttattcaaaaaaatgTTGATTGGTTGAAAATGAGGGTGGCCCCACCATCTTCTCTCTCCTTCTTCGGTGAACAAGCCCTGAACAAACCCACCGATTTGGCTCCCCTCTTGGATGACGGCACCTTCCCACACGGCATTTATGGTCCCCGAATGGATTCCCCGACGGTGCCCCCTGCACCCTTATAAAAAGGACGATTACTCGTAATGACTAATAATATGCTTAATTATTTGTGTTTTACTAGATTAAATTAAAGATATTTttctaaaataccctttttaaaCTTAAAAATTTTGCTAGAAAGAATTTAAGATATAAAAGAAGtttaattataatataattaataatgtaagtaaaagttttacCTGCTGCTACTTACCAAGCCTACCATATCAAGATACAGACGTAGGTGCACCTTGAACTACGCTCCCACGCGCCAACCCTACTGCCAACTGCTATCCACTCTTTACTTGGTACAAACGTCGCccgtatatataaaaaaaaattatcataacatttttaaataaaaagaGAGTTATCGTAGTATAAATATACTTATTACGACATTTTTAAAATAGTCCTGTCATGTCTCGTATAAGTTTTCCTTTCAAAGTACTAGTTTTTGCCCGTCAATGTTGCAGGACACTAaaccgaatatttctctctcataacattaCGTTTCTATTTCGTTTACTTGTACATGCTACTAATAACACGATCTAAAAAATAACATCGAGTAAAAAAGGATGGAAAAACTGCCACTTAGCAAGAATTAAAATAAAacaatggcaaaactataaatttgagcCGAGTGCATAATCATAATTTGGCTAGGAGAAGAAAAAAACCAAttgcaaaactgtaaatttaattagggcaaaatcgtaatttggcggGACCAATGGTGAAGTGTCAGGAAGCTGTTTGGCACTATTTCCCTCCATGTGAAATGTAAGATACTAGATTTTTGtaaacggtgagaacgcttatgaaATTTAAAGAAAACAATGAGAAGTATGAAAACGGTTAGAACGCTTATGAATcatccgatcaaaacaatctatagATTAGATTGGCACGAAgacgttttcgtaaataaaacataaactttttaaaGTGGACGTGCTTCGATAAGGGTAAAAGGGTAAATATGCATCTACAAAACACATCAAATGGGACCGAAACATATATACTTCCCAGAGAAACCTCCCCAGCTCCTAAGAAAATGTGAAAACCATAGAAAACGTGAAACCACAAATATTATGGCGTCTAAAGATCAAACAAGTTCCAGAGTCAAAAAACATAGTGAGTTAACTTCGatttatataacaaccctcctgaaATTTTTCAGAcacctaatatattttaaaatatcccaaaatGTCCTAATATATACCCCGTATGCGAAAACGGACTCCGAATACTTTAATTTtatcaaaaatcaaataaaataaataaatatatggCCTCGCAGCCCGCGACGGAGAAGACACAAggcctacgcggggcgcgacagccttgCTACGCAGCCTCACCCTGAGCTGCCACGTGGCAGCTTCGTGTcgagaagcacaagaatcagtaatcaaggaggatactgaaaagctaaaaggaatgattaaaaaattagaacaaggaaccgattgaatttggagattccataagaaaataatgtggatacctaaattagaaaACTTACGTCAttgtatattagaagaagcccataagtctaagtatacgatgcatcctgtaagtgataagatgtatcaggacttaagaaagaatttttggtggataggaatgaaaaagtatatagcaacttacgtttctaagtgtttaacctgttcacaagtcaaagctgaacatcagaaaccctcaggtctattgcaacagttagaaatgcccgtatgaaaatgggaattgataacaatagattttgttaccaaattacctaaaacaagaaaaggtaatgatacaatctgggtgattgtagataggttaaccaagtcagctcatttcctaccgatgaaggaaactttcagtatggaacaactagctaagttgtatgtaaatgaaatagtttcattacatggaattcctttgtcaattgtttctgatagggatagtcgttttacctctcattttttggcaagtttccaaaaagcaatgggaaccaagttgaatctaagtaccgcttatcatcctcaaacggacggacaaagcgaaaggacgattcagacaatggaggacatgcttagagcttgtgtaattgatttcggatgtaattgggatgatcacttaccattaatagaattttcttacaataacagttatcacacgagtATCAATGCtacaccattcgaagcactttatggacgaaagtgtcgaaccccagtctgttgggcagaaattggggaaaagcaactatctggacctgaaatagtacaagaaacaaccgacaagattattcaagttaAGGAACAACTAAAATcggcacgtgatcgacaaaagagctacgctgataacagacgcaagccattagaatttcaggtaggagacaaagtgttattaaaagtctctccttggaatggagtggtaagattcatcaaaagaggaaagctaagccccaggtatgttggaccttttgagattattaaaaggataggacctgtagcctatcagctacaactgctagagaaaatggcaggaatacatgatgtatttcatgtatctaatctcaagaaatgcttagctgatgaatcactggtaatacctcTTAAgaatatagaggtaaatgaacaacttaaatttgtagaaaggtctctacaaattgaagacagaaaagtcaagaacctcaagcacaagagattagttatggtcaaagtgaaatggaactccaaaagaggaccagaatacacatgagagcttgaatcagaaatgcaaaagaaatatccacacttgttccagtagatctcgaggaccagctctaaaacaaggtggggaggatataacaaccctcttgaaatttttccgacaccctaatatattttaaaatatcccaaaatgtcctaaaatataccccgtatgcgAAAACGGACCTCGAATAccttaattttataaaaaatcaaataaaataaataaatatatggCCTCGTGGCCCGCGACGGAGAAGCCACAAGGCcaacgcggggcgcgacagccttgCTACGCAGCCTCACCCTGAGCTGCCATGTGGCAGCTTCGTGTCGAGTCTAGGTGGATGATCGGACCACCCTACGCCCTAGGTTCCCTACGTCGCGGCCCGCGAAGGCTAAGCCTTGgggcgtcgcggggcgcgacggaaTGTATGATCAGCCCTGTAAATTGGGCGATCGAGCTCAGTTTCGATTGTTCaattttcttttctctctctcaACATATAAGCTAATATTctcgggtctaataccccctaaataacgaagttctgctccgttgtaagtatcataacccctggatacgtattagatacgctgcccgattgatctagggttccgtaacggctgtcgtggttctgcacgacgtagtcgttggaatgccgtctcggggagggtattactaatgttaaaatgggttattatactaacgcgtatgcatttgtgtaatttatagataatcaccaggaaaccattacagaaaacctaagacagcaatgtgagtaatctcctttttgcaaattgtttttacaaaacctcacacaattaataatatattaaacagttattgagtatttgtaaggatacaattatcgtcggtatatttggggttttgtatacaaaatttgttactaccttgcgaggagtaacacgACCATAAGTCGAGATGACAGTACTGTGGGTGGTAATTAGTATGACTtagaaacaaatgtaattgcgcgaccgccctcaatactgtacaatggttttattaagtatttcctactgacaaaatgtttttaaatgcgtttcaggtaacaaaatgtgaaagccaaatagaagccaactggacaacactgaaggcttggaaaagtggctatgaagttacctaaaataaaatagatgtttatattaaataaaatagggtttatccctataaaaatgtgtgtacctgaaacttgggattttcccatatatttaatatattaaagatgtggtattttactctgataaaatattttctaactacggtcctgatgaaatttccgctgccaaaatggataaaaacaaataccaccaaaactggccgcggccgcccgttcccggggtgttaggggacgggggttgcgacaattTACATTATGCTAGTTTTATGATGTTTTTGGCGTtctaattttatcaataaatgtGCAGTTTTTATGGGTGTGGAAGAGGAAAGGTCATCTGCTCTAAAACGCCAAAGAACCTCCGAGCAAAGAAAGAAGACAACAACAAAACATGGTACACATTGTTACTTTTTATGATGTTTGTTTATAAAACTCCATATATCATGTAATATACTTTGATAGTTTGTGACTAAACGTCAAAACATGTCTCGTTTGTATAATATTGTTTAAATGTATGAGAACGTCATTTTACATATATCATTTGTGTTATTAAACGCCATGTATCATCTGTGATTGTCTTATTGAACAACATATATCATTTGTGTGTGTTGTTAAACGCCATGCATCATTTGTGTTATTGAATGCTATGAAAAACTAAAACGCCATGAAAATTAATCATGTTTTATAGGCGAAGAGGGGTTGAAGTGAGAATAAATGTGCACACCGGCATGGCCCAAAACGTCAATAAGAGGAAGGCCTTAAGTCAGGATGTTGAGGTTGAAGAAGAACCGTTTTATGAGTTCAGTGGGGCTCGGGTTTTGTCAAGATTAAAACCTACAAACTTGACTGCTTGGTTTATAAATCTAAATCAATATCAAAGACATGCAGTAGAACACATGGGGTTTGGTGCTGCACTAAGGATGAAAATAAACAGCATACCCACAATGCTTGGGTACTGGTTGGTTAAAAATTACAATGGAAGAACAAACAACCTAAATGTTGGCAGCCATACAATACATATCAATGAAGAATTGATAAACTCTTTAACGGGTATACCGAATTAAGAGGTGGTCGTGCAGGGGAAAACAAGGTTAGCAACTAATGACCAAGTAGTGGCTGAGTGGAGAGCACCGTTCAAAGGGACTGCCTGGATTAGCAGACCAAATGTGACGCTCTACTTTGATGACATTTTGCCTGAGATGGATAGCTTCGGGAGAAACTTCTGCCTAAATTGATctatagataaaggacaaaatttgtaatttactctatctTCGTTTTAATCATAATTGAACCGTCTTAACATGCCTACTTTTAGCAACTAAGTAATAAAAAAATTCCCAAAGTTAATACTAATTTAAAAGTCGTTTTACAAATTCTAAGACTAGGGTGTGGTATATCACCCCTGGCCATCCCGTCGTAGCCAAAGGGAGTGCTATGGCATGACTTCACCAATGGGTTAGCGGGCGTGAAAGAGGAGAGAGAGTCACCCAGCCAATCagatttcttcttctttttctatttttttatatagAGTAAATGGAGGCTTTAAAGGGCTTTATTCCATGCCGTGCAAGTTAATAATAACGACTCTCGATTAGGTGTCACCTCCCCAATATAAGGTGGCACTAACTTGGCATAATAAAGCCCATAAAAGCTTTAAACCACACCCACCAACTTAACATTTCCTGGTATGTACGTTTCAAACTCGCACTGAAGCGGCACCACTTACCCACTAGTTGATATATATAGTCGAATTAAACATCACAGTCACGCGCCAGGTTAATAAAGTGGGGAAGACGATAGTTATATGCATTTGTTCGGACTGGAGGTGCTGCTACCGGTATCGGGAGACTAAAATGCTCAAACTTGGGGGAAAGAGAGAGGGGTCAGAATATGCAATAATGACAAaacaaatctctctctctctcatatctGATACATGGACTATTATTTTGGGTGTAATTGCCTAAGGCTATCGTACTGATTCGCTATCTTCTCATGccagtaaaataaataaaacatccATCCCTTTTAAAGATTTCCCATTTTCCACCATCATCATCTACAACAATGCAAAGCTCCCCTCACCCCTTCTCATCTCCAGACCTTTACCCTCCATTTTTTAACATTAGGTACACACTTTCTTGATTATTATTCATTGTTAGTTAGTTTCTTGCTAAAAAGTTCTCATTTTTATTTGTGGGTCATAAACATTTTTACTCATTGTTAGTTTCTTGCTAAAAAGTTTTCATTTTTGATTGTTGGTCATAAACATTATGAATTTTTGCAAAAAAGTTTTCATTTTGATTAGTGGGTCATAAACATTTTTGTTCATTGTTAGTTTCCTACTAAAAAGTTTTCATTTTGAATAGTGGGTCATAATCATTTTTGTTCATTGTTAGTTTCTTGCtaaaaagttttcatttttattggTGGGTCATAATTGATAAACAGAGCAGATGAAAATGGAAGAAATGATGCACGTTTTGCGGATCTTGGAGAGCTTCAACACTATCAAGAGGATGCTGTTGATTTAAGCAGAAGtaagttatgttttttttttttttaaagaaatatatgtgtatgtatatattttgGTGTATCTAACTTTGAAGTTGTTTTGGGGTTTGGTAGGCTCTTTGTATAATGAAATAAAATCAGGGAATGCAAATGCAAATGCAGCAGCTGTTTTTTCTAACAATAGCTTACAGTTTCGCCAGCATCACATGGTAATTATAACTTATTAACTTAAAtagtttatattaaattaaacaTGGGTATTATGAATTTTTGTATGTTTGTATGATTTTAACATGTGGGTGCATTGAAAGTTTCAATTTTTTTGTGTTGTTGTGCAATTTCTCATGTGGGTTTGTTGGGAAACTGAATCTTGTTTATTGGGTTTTTTAGAATTTTGGGTCAAGTATAGATATGAGCTCAATTGGGACAGGGGTGGATACAGGGCAGCAGTTCTTGATGCAGCACCATAAGGTGGTGGCGGCAGGTGGTGGTAACGTCGGCGGTGGTGGTGTTATGGGGAAAGGGCATTTTGAGAATTGGGGTGAGTCTGCAATTGCAGATAACAGCCAACAAACTGACACTTCTACTGATATTGACACTGATGATAAAAATCAGGTCTTTATTTTCCTTTAATCTTTTAAATTgttggggaattggcctgtaataatcccacctagaccttattgaccattaataatcccacctcagaatattccccacACCAGTCCcacatttcacctatttttcctacaatggtctcccgttaaaaaaacttaacggagttaagcttttttccaaattacaaacagattttttagggattttgatcagaacgatgatacgagtccattgatgtaaaacttacttcgaaatggtgctccaagtgacttgattttggttaattggaaatttaaacacccgaattgaagcgccgttttcatcgtttggagtaccgtttcgaggcaagttttacatcaatggactcgtatcgtcgttctaatcaaaagccctaaaaaatctgtttgtaacttggaaaaaagcttaactccgttaagtttttttaacaggggaccattgtaggaaaaatatgtgaaaggtgggactggtggggggaatattctgaggtgggattattaatggccaataaggtctaggtgggattattacaagCCAATTTCCCTAAATTGTTTAATGTCTTTATATTTTCTAAATGATCATTAGGTTTGATGAACATGTTTTGGATATTTTTCTGTAGTTTAACAGTGTTCAAAATGGAGGTCAAGTTGTTGTAGATTCAACAGAAGGATCAATGGGAAAGATTGGAGACCAGAAGGTTTGTAAATGACTTTTTTTCGGAATTTTAAAAACAACAATTGATATAAAGTTTTCCGTTTTATTATATCGTGTCATGTCGATCAGATACTTCGAAGGCTGGCTCAGAATCGAGAAGCTGCTAGGAAAAGTCGATTAAGAAAGAAAGTATTATTCTTGCTTTCATACAACACTTTGTTTTCTGTTTTACATCACGTTGTTTGATGGTTTTTGCTTAAACGTATCGCGTTATAATGCAGGCGTATGTTCAGCAGCTGGAAAATAGTCGACTCAAGCTTACGCAGCTTGAGCATGAGCTTAAACGAGCACGCCAGCAGGTACCCATATGGTCAAATTGTAACACGAAATGCTTGCATTTGAAAATCTTTATTTTAAAAAAAGCTCaagttaattttttattttttttttcgtaCGTAGGGTATGTTCATTGCTGGTGGAGTTTCTGGAGATCAGAGTAGTTTAGTTGGTGGAAACGGTAATTTTAAATTATTTCTTTACCAATAATAATATTTTGTAGCATCAAAGGCATGAAACTAATTACATGACAAATGTAATGCGTTAAAAGTAtttaatgcttacaacctctctaaTCTTTCTATTCAAACTGTCTTTATGATTTGCGTATTATGAAATGTTAAAACTTACTAACAGGAGCCTTAGCATTCGATCTGGAATACGCACGATGGTTAGATGACCATCAAAGGCTAATTAACGACGTGCGGTCAGCAGTAAACACTCATCTTCCCGATAACGAGCTTCGTCTTCTCGTTGAAGCGGTTATGTCACATTACGATGAAAAATTCCGTCTTAAAAGCATAGCCGCAAAATCCGATGTGTTTCACATGCTTTCCGGCATGTGGAAGTCGCCAGCCGAACGTTGTTTCATGTGGATAGGCGGTTTTCGCTCTTCTGAGCTTCTCAAGGTTTGACCAACCGTTTGACCGACAATTCCTTAACATGTAGAGTATGTTCCATTAATGTGTTTTGTTTGTGTAGATACTCGGGAACCATTTGGAGCCGTTGACGGATCAACAGTTGATGGGGATATGTAATTTGCAGCAATCTTCGCAACAAGCAGAAGATGCTTTGTCTCAAGGGATGGAAGCGTTGCAACAATCTCTCGTCGACACGCTCTCGGTGGGGTTTACGAGCTCGGGTAACGTAGCCGATTACATGGGTCAGATGGCTATAGCCATGGGCAAGCTTGCCACACTCGAAAACTTCCTTCACCAGGTAAATTTTAGACCTAATCCTTGTAAAAGGggcaatttcatatatacccATGCAAAATTATAAATATCACATATACCCGATTcattaaaaataatttaataaataacaattttacccttatttttttctaaaactttgaaatctcatatATGACATTTAACttcaaatattatatttactCATTTATAGCTTAATTTATTTAGCTTAAACATTATATATGTAGAATACTATTGT encodes:
- the LOC110923052 gene encoding transcription factor HBP-1b(c38) isoform X1: MQSSPHPFSSPDLYPPFFNIRADENGRNDARFADLGELQHYQEDAVDLSRSSLYNEIKSGNANANAAAVFSNNSLQFRQHHMNFGSSIDMSSIGTGVDTGQQFLMQHHKVVAAGGGNVGGGGVMGKGHFENWGESAIADNSQQTDTSTDIDTDDKNQFNSVQNGGQVVVDSTEGSMGKIGDQKILRRLAQNREAARKSRLRKKAYVQQLENSRLKLTQLEHELKRARQQGMFIAGGVSGDQSSLVGGNGALAFDLEYARWLDDHQRLINDVRSAVNTHLPDNELRLLVEAVMSHYDEKFRLKSIAAKSDVFHMLSGMWKSPAERCFMWIGGFRSSELLKILGNHLEPLTDQQLMGICNLQQSSQQAEDALSQGMEALQQSLVDTLSVGFTSSGNVADYMGQMAIAMGKLATLENFLHQADLLRQQTLQQLHRILTTRQAARALLVISDYMSRLRALSSLWLARPKD
- the LOC110923052 gene encoding transcription factor HBP-1b(c38) isoform X2, whose protein sequence is MNFGSSIDMSSIGTGVDTGQQFLMQHHKVVAAGGGNVGGGGVMGKGHFENWGESAIADNSQQTDTSTDIDTDDKNQFNSVQNGGQVVVDSTEGSMGKIGDQKILRRLAQNREAARKSRLRKKAYVQQLENSRLKLTQLEHELKRARQQGMFIAGGVSGDQSSLVGGNGALAFDLEYARWLDDHQRLINDVRSAVNTHLPDNELRLLVEAVMSHYDEKFRLKSIAAKSDVFHMLSGMWKSPAERCFMWIGGFRSSELLKILGNHLEPLTDQQLMGICNLQQSSQQAEDALSQGMEALQQSLVDTLSVGFTSSGNVADYMGQMAIAMGKLATLENFLHQADLLRQQTLQQLHRILTTRQAARALLVISDYMSRLRALSSLWLARPKD